The segment GGCACGTGGTCATCGCCCGGGCCGCCGGGGTGGTAAGGCTGCCCGCCCGCTTCCTGATGGTCCTCGCGGCCAACCCCTGCCCCTGCGGCCGGCACACCCTGAACGGGGCCGGCTGCGAATGCCCCTCCTCCGTGATCAGGCGCTACCAGGCCCGGCTGTCGGGCCCGCTGCTCGACCGGGTGGACCTGAGGGTCGAGGTGGAGCCGGTCACCCGCTCCGACCTGCTGGGCCGGGGCGGCCGGGGCGAGGCCACGCGGGTCGTCGCCGACCGGGTCCGGGAGGCCCGCGAGCGGGCCGCCGCCCGGTACGGGGGCACCCCCTGGCGGCTCAACGCCGAGGTGCCGGGACACGAGCTGCGCACCCGCTGGCCGGCCGGTCCCGGTGCCCTGGCACAGGCCGAGCGGGAGATGGAGCGCGGGCTGCTGACCGCCCGGGGGCTGGACCGGGTGCTCCGGGTCGCCTGGACCGTGGCCGACCTGCGCGGCCGCGACCGCCCGGAGGCGCTGGACGCGGCCGTGGCGCTGGAGCTGCGCACCGGGATCGCCCGCGGGGCGGCGCTGGCCCTGGGGAGTGGGCCGTGACCGCCGCCGGGCCGCCGGACCCCGTCCTCCTGGCCCGCGCCGCGCTCACGAGGGTCCTGGAGCCGGGCGACGAACACGGCGGGCGCTGGCTGCGGGAGCTCGGCCCCGTCGCCCTGATACACCACCTGACACGGACCGGGGACGGCGGGGAGGCCGGCCCGCTGACCGGGGCGGGCCCCGAGCGGCTCGCCGGGTACCGCAGGCGGGCGGTGCTCGCGGAGCCCGCCCGGGATCTGGAACGGGCCGCCGCCGAGGGCGTCCGGTTCGTCTGCCCGGGCTCGGCGGAGTGGCCGACCCAGCTGGACGACCTCGGCGACGCCCGGCCCGTCGGACTCTGGCTGCGGGGCCGGCCGAACCTGCGGACCTGGGCCCTGCGCTCCGTCGCCGTGGTCGGGGCCCGCGCCTGCACCCCGTACGGGGCCCACATGGCGCAGACCCTGGCCGCCGGGCTCGCCGAGCGGGGCTGGGTGGTGGTCTCCGGCGCCGCGTACGGGATCGACGGCGCCGCCCACCGCGGGGCCCTCGCCTCCGGCGGAGCCACGGCCGCGGTGCTGGCCTGCGGCGTGGACACCGTCTACCCGCGCGGACACGCCGGGCTGCTCGGCCGGATCACCCGCCAGGGGCTGGTCCTGGGCGAGCTGCCGCCCGGCAGCCATCCCACGCCCAGCCGGTTCGTCCTGCGCAACCGCGTCATCGCCGCCCTCACCCGGGGGACCGTGGTCGTGGAGGCCGCCCGGCGCAGCGGCTCCCTCGTCACCGCCCGCCGCGCCCAGGCCCTGGGCCGCCTCACCATGGGCGTCCCCGGCCCCGCCACCAGCGGCCTCTCCGCCGGGGTGCACGAGCTGCTGCGGGGCGAGGCGGTCCTGGTCACCGACGCCGCCGAGGTGATCGAACTGGTCGGCGCCATGGGCGAACTGGCCCCCGTCCCGCGCGGGCCCGTCCTCGCCCGCGACCTGCTCGACCCCGCGGCCGCGCGGGTGCTCGAAGCGCTCCCCGCCGGCCGCCCCGCCGACGTGGACGAGATCTCCCTCGCCGCGGGCACCGGCACCGATGAAGTCATCGGCAGACTGTACGAACTTCACTCTCTGGGGTTCGTCGAACGGCAGGGCGACGCCTGGCGGTTGGCCCGCCCCGGACCAAAGGGGGAGGCGTAATCCGTGGCCGCACGGCGAGGCGGTCGTTGACCTGGGGCGTTCCGGTGAAAGAGTGAAGGCGATGAGAGACGCGGTCTTCCCCGAGGCGGCCGCCCGGACCGTGCGCGAGGCGCCGGACCCGGGCCGCCCGCCCGGGTCCGGGCGCTCCTGCGGCCCTGCGCCATCCCGTACTCTTCGCGCACCGCGACTCTTCCGTCACGCTACGCTCCCAAGGAATCCCGCTCCGGCAAAGGCGAAGCATGCCCCAGCACACCTCAGGGTCCGACCGCGCTTCGGTGCCACCCGCTGCCCGTGGCGGCGTGCGGTCCACCGAGCCCTCGTCCCTGGAGCTGCTCTGGCGCTCATACAAGGACTCGGGTGACGAGCGGCTGCGGGAGCAGCTGATCCTGCACTACTCGCCGCTGGTCAAATACGTGGCGGGCCGGGTCAGCGTCGGTCTCCCGCCCAACGTGGAACAGGCCGACTTCGTCTCCTCCGGGGTCTTCGGACTGATCGACGCGATCGAGAAGTTCGACATCGAGCGGTCCATCAAGTTCGAGACGTACGCGATCACCCGCATCCGCGGCGCGATGATCGACGAGCTGCGGGCGCTGGACTGGATCCCGCGCTCGGTCCGCCAGAAGGCCCGCGCCGTGGAACGCGCCTACGCCACGCTGGAGGCCCAGCTGCGGCGCACCCCCACGGAGGGCGAGGTCGCGGGGGAGATGGGCATCGGGGTCGAGGAACTCCACACCGTCTTCAGCCAGTTGTCCCTGGCCAACGTGGTCGCCCTGGAGGAACTGCTGCACGTCGGCGGGGAGGGCGGCGACCGCCTCTCCCTGATGGACACCCTGGAGGACACCGCCGCCGACGACCCGGTGGAGGTGGCCGAGGACCGGGAGCTGCGCCGGCTGCTCGCCCGGGCCATCAACACCCTCCCCGAGCGGGAGAAGACCGTCGTGACCCTCTACTACTACGAGGGCCTGACCCTCGCCGAGATCGGCAACGTCCTGGGCGTCACCGAGAGCCGGGTCAGCCAGATCCACACCAAATCCGTGCTCCAGCTGCGCGCCAAACTCGCGGACGTCGGCCGCTGAGCCGCCCCCGGGCGCAGCGGCCGGGCGGAGCCGCCGGGGAGCTTGCGCACCTCCGTACAGTGGTGACGTGCCCAGGATTCGAGCGGCCTCCGTGGCCGAGCACCGGTCGATGCAGCGCGGCGCCCTGTTGGACGCGGCGCGTTCCCTGCTGTCGGAAGGCGGGACCGAGGCCCTGACCTTCCCCGCCCTCGCGGAGCGCACCGGTCTCGCCCGGTCCTCCGTGTACGAGTACTTCAAGTCGCGCGCGGCCGTGGTCGAGGAGCTGTGCGCCGTGGACTTCCCCGTCTGGGCCGCCGAGATCGAGGCGGCCATGGAGGCCGCGCCCACGCCCGAGGGGAAGATCGAGGCGTACGTGCGCAGCCAGCTGGAGCTGGTGGGCGACCGCCGGCACCGGGCGGTGGTGGCCATCTCCGCCGGGGAGCTGGACGCGGGCGCGCGGGAGAAGATCCGCGCCGCGCACGGCGGCCTCGTCGCCATGATCGGCGAGGCGCTGGAGGCCCTCGGGCAGCCGGAACCGCGGCTGGCCGCCCTGCTGCTCCAGGGGGTCGTGGACGCCGCGGCCCGCCGGATCGAGCTCGGCGCCGCCGAGGAGCCCGCCGTGATCACGTCCACCGCGGTGGCCATGGCCCTCCGCGGTATCAGCGGCTAGCGGGGCGGGGCCTGCGGGCCGGGTGCGGACGGCAGCAGGCGGGGCGTGGCCCCGGGGAGCAGGGCCAGCGGGTTGCGGTAGGAGTCCTCGCCCGCCAGGAGGCCCCAGTGCAGACAGGGTCCCGGGCAGTGGGAGCCCTCCGTGAGCACCGCCACCACCTGGCCCGCCGTGACCGCCTCCCCCTCCGCCACCAGCGGCCGCACCGGCTCGAAGGT is part of the Streptomyces katrae genome and harbors:
- the dprA gene encoding DNA-processing protein DprA; amino-acid sequence: MTAAGPPDPVLLARAALTRVLEPGDEHGGRWLRELGPVALIHHLTRTGDGGEAGPLTGAGPERLAGYRRRAVLAEPARDLERAAAEGVRFVCPGSAEWPTQLDDLGDARPVGLWLRGRPNLRTWALRSVAVVGARACTPYGAHMAQTLAAGLAERGWVVVSGAAYGIDGAAHRGALASGGATAAVLACGVDTVYPRGHAGLLGRITRQGLVLGELPPGSHPTPSRFVLRNRVIAALTRGTVVVEAARRSGSLVTARRAQALGRLTMGVPGPATSGLSAGVHELLRGEAVLVTDAAEVIELVGAMGELAPVPRGPVLARDLLDPAAARVLEALPAGRPADVDEISLAAGTGTDEVIGRLYELHSLGFVERQGDAWRLARPGPKGEA
- the whiG gene encoding RNA polymerase sigma factor WhiG, giving the protein MPQHTSGSDRASVPPAARGGVRSTEPSSLELLWRSYKDSGDERLREQLILHYSPLVKYVAGRVSVGLPPNVEQADFVSSGVFGLIDAIEKFDIERSIKFETYAITRIRGAMIDELRALDWIPRSVRQKARAVERAYATLEAQLRRTPTEGEVAGEMGIGVEELHTVFSQLSLANVVALEELLHVGGEGGDRLSLMDTLEDTAADDPVEVAEDRELRRLLARAINTLPEREKTVVTLYYYEGLTLAEIGNVLGVTESRVSQIHTKSVLQLRAKLADVGR
- a CDS encoding TetR/AcrR family transcriptional regulator, with the translated sequence MAEHRSMQRGALLDAARSLLSEGGTEALTFPALAERTGLARSSVYEYFKSRAAVVEELCAVDFPVWAAEIEAAMEAAPTPEGKIEAYVRSQLELVGDRRHRAVVAISAGELDAGAREKIRAAHGGLVAMIGEALEALGQPEPRLAALLLQGVVDAAARRIELGAAEEPAVITSTAVAMALRGISG